GATCGTTGTAGCAGGATTTCTCCTGATTGGTGCGTATTTTACTTTAAGTGGAGAGGAGGAGAAAGCTCCAAGACTTAAGGGCAATCTGTGGCAGGCAGTAGTGGGATTAACAATTGGGTTTTATATTGGGGTCTTGGGAATAGCATCCACCCTTATACTAATTTCTGCAATTCACTTGTTTCTCTCTCTGGATATGCTAGAGGCAAATGCTGTCGCTAAGATTATCATTTTCACCAATAATTTCATTGCGTTTTTGAATTATGCTTCCCAAGACAGTGTTAATTATTCCTTTGGTATTCTGTTAGCTTTTCCCATCATTATAGGGTCATGGATTGGCGCTAAAACTGCAATAAAAATCGGCCCAAAGAAGCTTAAAGTAGTATTTTTCATAACGGTTTTATTAACTGTTTTTAAGATTTTAGAAGAATTACTATCGTTTTAGAAATAGTAAAGGAAATAAAAGGGTTGATGGCTTATTTTAGCCCCTCTGATTGGACCTCTATGGGGGTATTTATCGACTGATTTTAACCATTAAAACCATTTTAAGAGAGTATTTAAATCTTCCGAATTCCATTTCGATAAATTTATAAACGCTACGATTTATAATTCAACCATGCTTGGAGGGTACAACAGAGACGCAAAGCTCCTAATAGCTGCTAATGCAGCAGGGCAATTGTTTCTTCAATTCTCGATTTTTATAATGCCCTTTTATCTCAGCGTTTTGGGATATGGGATGGATCAGATGGGAATCTTCTTCTCAATTCAGACTTTTGTTGGTGGGGTCTTCTTTTTGTTTGCTGGCCAAGTGTCTCTAAAATTGGGATATAAGAAGACCCTGATCCTTGGAGCATTTCTGGGCCTTTTGGGAAGGATACTCCAAGTTTTGGCTATTAATTTCTACGTTCTCGCATTAGGCTTTTTCTTGGTTGGTGCTAATATGGGGATAAGGCAACCCAATTTCTATGCTTTATTAAGTGAAGAGGTAGGGGAAAAACTTAGACATCATGCATTTTCAATAAGTTTTGGCATTGGGACGATCTTGAATGCAGTGGGAGTTCTTATTGCGGGCTTTGCTCCCAATTTTCTTATAGAAACTTTTGGCATAACTTCGGAACTCGCATATAGGCTTGTTATAGCACTGGCATTGCTTCAATTTGCTCTTGTAATTCCAGTTCTTATGATAATTAGCGATGTTCCAGTAAAAAATCCACGTATAAATTGGAGAAAAGAACTTGTAGTAAAAATTCTCAAATTCTCACTCCCTTCGGCTATGATTGGTTTAGGTGCAGGGATAACAATCCCTTATATGAGTCTCTATTTTAATCTTCGTTTTGGGCAAACACTGGCCGTTATAAGTGGAGTCTTCTTTGCTCAGCAACTTGTTATGGGTTTTGGTTCATTTGTTCTTCCAAAACTTGTGGATAGGATTGGGCCAGTAAAAACAATCGCAGTTTTTCAAAGTATTGCAGCCTTCCTATTTGGTGTCTTCCCATCGATAGATCTTTTCTTGCTCGCTGCCGCTATCTATATTATAAGATCAATTCTAATGAACATAGTCTGGCCAATAAATGATGCTTTTATGATGGGTTTCTTCACAACAGAGGAAAAAGCAACAGCTGCAGGTATTAGACGGGCATTTTCAACATTTATGAGAGGATTAGGGAACTACATTGGAGGTATTCTTTTCTCCCTCTCTCTAAGTTATCCTTTCTATACAACGGCAACTCTTTACGTTACTGCTACTCTGATTTTTTATCTCTTCTTTGCTAGATATAACAAAGTTTAAGCGTTTCGATAGATTTATAAACGGATAAATAGGAGCAATCATGATGTCGATTCAGAACTATCGTGGTTTTAGCAGAGATGCAAAACTTGTCATAGTTTATTCCTTTATGGGCTGGTTAGGTGGAAATATAGCGTGGTTTATACTTCCTTTTTATTACTCCTCCCTTGGAATGAACTTTTCTAAAATTGGTGTTCTCTTTTCCATTTCAACAATATTCCAAGCCTCCTTGCTTTTAGCTTCGGGACAAATAAGCGTTAAGTTAGGGTATAGAAGGACAATTTTAGTAGCAGTGGGCCTATTTTTTATTGGTAGGCTCCTCCAGGTTTTTGTGCCCCAATTTTGGGCTTTTGCCCTAGCGTCAGCAATATTTGGTATTGGCATGGCATTAGAAGGGCCTGCATTAATGTCTCTCTTGAGTGAAGAGGTAAGTGAGGAGAAAAGACATTATCTTTTTAGTTTAAATGCTGCGTTGGGAACAATTGGGGCAGCATTAGGTATGTATCTGGGTGGCTTGTTACCAAAGCTCCTAGATGGTCCGAACCCTTATAAGATGACTCTTTTATTCGTTGCTTTATTAATCCCAATCCAAGGAATCTTTATTTTCCTTGTTTCACCAGTTTTGGGAAGAGAGGAAAAGAGACTTAAGCTCGAGAGAGAACTTATGGTCAAGATTCTTAAATTCTCCCTTCCATCGGCTTTAATAGGCCTTGGTGCTGGAGTTACGATTCCTTATATGGGCTTATGGTTCAACAAGCGATTTGGGACTAGCTTGGAAAGTATTGGTGGACTTTTTGCACTTCAACAGTTTATAATGGGAATTGGAACATTTACCCTTCCGATGATAGCAGATAAGTTTGGAAGTGTAAAGACAATAGTGGGCTTTAATGGCAGTGCAACTGCTTTGATATTGATGATGCCTTTTTCTCCAACTTTCCCTGTGGCCGCATTCATATATACTATTAGAACGATTTTTATGAACATTGTTAACCCAATATGGGATGCCTTCATGATGCGTTTCTTTACCAAAGAAGAGAGGGCAACAGCTTTGGCCTTGAGGAACCTATCTTGGACAGCTACTTTCGGTATAGGCCAACTTATTGGGGGAAGAATATTTGATCTCTCTTTAACAATGCCCTTTTTCATAACCGGGGGCCTCTATGCGCTTTCCATGATAACTTTTTGGGTATTGTTTGCCAAGGAAGATTAAGGAAAGAGTTATAAGTTTCGGTTGGTCTCATTGAATAGTCCCTTCTAAGTTTGTGAGAGGTGTGAGAGATGGTGGTTAAAGATTGTCCCGAATGCTATGGAAGCGGGAAAGTAAAGAGCGGTGAGAAAGAGTGTGAAATTTGTAATGGGTGGGGATATGTATCTGCGGATTTCAAAGTGGGGGATAAGCTTAAAGGTTATCGTAATCTTGAGTACTTCGGAGTAGAGGATGAAGTGGATGAAATTCCATGTCCTGAATGTCATGGAAAAGGTGTTGTACCTGTCTATGATACATGCCCTACATGCGGGGGAACAGGAAGAGTTTTAGCGTGTGATATCTGTGGGAAAATTAAAGAGCCTTGGGAACCTGGGATGGAGTCTTCTTGGGTATGTTCTGAGTGTGAAAGGAGATATAAAGTAGTTTATATTCTAGACAAGACCTGTGACTATGAAGATGTGGAAGTTGGGAAGGTTTACAAGGGTGTTATTGAGAGAGTGGAACGTTTTGGAGTCTTTGTAGGTCTTAATCCGCATATAACAGGTTTAATAAAGAAAAAAGATCTTCTCGGCAGACGAGAGTACAAACCAGGAGAGGAGATACTAACCCAAGTTTTGGATGTGAGGCCAGAGAAAAAAGAGGTGGATCTCATAGAGTCTGCTTTAAGACACTATAAAGAGGTCTATGTAAGAAAAGAGCTTCCAATTACAGAGAT
This genomic stretch from Thermococcus sp. EP1 harbors:
- a CDS encoding MFS transporter — translated: MSIQNYRGFSRDAKLVIVYSFMGWLGGNIAWFILPFYYSSLGMNFSKIGVLFSISTIFQASLLLASGQISVKLGYRRTILVAVGLFFIGRLLQVFVPQFWAFALASAIFGIGMALEGPALMSLLSEEVSEEKRHYLFSLNAALGTIGAALGMYLGGLLPKLLDGPNPYKMTLLFVALLIPIQGIFIFLVSPVLGREEKRLKLERELMVKILKFSLPSALIGLGAGVTIPYMGLWFNKRFGTSLESIGGLFALQQFIMGIGTFTLPMIADKFGSVKTIVGFNGSATALILMMPFSPTFPVAAFIYTIRTIFMNIVNPIWDAFMMRFFTKEERATALALRNLSWTATFGIGQLIGGRIFDLSLTMPFFITGGLYALSMITFWVLFAKED
- a CDS encoding MFS transporter, which gives rise to MLGGYNRDAKLLIAANAAGQLFLQFSIFIMPFYLSVLGYGMDQMGIFFSIQTFVGGVFFLFAGQVSLKLGYKKTLILGAFLGLLGRILQVLAINFYVLALGFFLVGANMGIRQPNFYALLSEEVGEKLRHHAFSISFGIGTILNAVGVLIAGFAPNFLIETFGITSELAYRLVIALALLQFALVIPVLMIISDVPVKNPRINWRKELVVKILKFSLPSAMIGLGAGITIPYMSLYFNLRFGQTLAVISGVFFAQQLVMGFGSFVLPKLVDRIGPVKTIAVFQSIAAFLFGVFPSIDLFLLAAAIYIIRSILMNIVWPINDAFMMGFFTTEEKATAAGIRRAFSTFMRGLGNYIGGILFSLSLSYPFYTTATLYVTATLIFYLFFARYNKV
- a CDS encoding sulfite exporter TauE/SafE family protein, which gives rise to MEGIAFLLLALFGGFVGSLMSGGSLITLFILTLLEVPTKMAVGTLKMVIAILTLVSSIIYLKNGVLKNMRPVYILTFSSILGSYLGSFFLLAIPEKPAKIVVAGFLLIGAYFTLSGEEEKAPRLKGNLWQAVVGLTIGFYIGVLGIASTLILISAIHLFLSLDMLEANAVAKIIIFTNNFIAFLNYASQDSVNYSFGILLAFPIIIGSWIGAKTAIKIGPKKLKVVFFITVLLTVFKILEELLSF